Proteins from a genomic interval of Medicago truncatula cultivar Jemalong A17 chromosome 3, MtrunA17r5.0-ANR, whole genome shotgun sequence:
- the LOC120579438 gene encoding uncharacterized protein — protein MATSSSNEKKNTHTNGVIIKVYVESPKTRSMKKTKPRENLINAETQGYEHDRRALLLAHSRSLRKSASEKKVPLPIVQSNSRPKIKKAMSYQPVRICSCSPSKETVPSLTIRSRNEPKEKKEDNRSEKKNSKEKSSPQFLVTFQRLIAYFITTLILI, from the exons atggccacatcatcatcaaatgaGAAGAAAAACACGCACACCAATGGGGTAATTATCAAAGTGTACGTGGAATCTCCTAAAACTCGTTCCATGAAGAAAACAAAGCCACGTGAAAATCTTATAAATGCAGAAACGCAGGGATATGAACATGATCGTCGTGCTTTGCTTCTTGCTCATTCTCGATCTCTTAGAAAATCAGCATCTGAAAAGAAGGTTCCATTGCCCATTGTTCAATCAAATTCAAGACCTAAAATTAAAAAG GCCATGTCTTATCAACCGGTTAGAATATGCTCGTGCTCGCCATCAAAGGAAACTGTTCCAAGCTTAACTATTCGGAGCAGAAATGAAcccaaagagaaaaaagaagataacCGATCCGAGAAGAAAAATTCCAAGGAGAAATCCTCTCCCCAATTTTTGGTAACATTTCAGAGACTGATTGCTTATTTCATCACTACTTTGATTCTGATTTGA
- the LOC11413824 gene encoding uncharacterized protein: MAKVGKMRCKSQSRGHKETPYLLSCARKNMKNVKRFSKAVEKKDWKGATCSVCMEVPHNAILLLCSSYNKGCRPYMCATSRRYSNCFEQYKKAYTKATSVQSSQQETDYSNFNSNSGDRSDNAKVPELLCPLCRRQVKGWTVVEAARKSLNGKKRSCMQDGCSFAGSYKELRKHVRSKHPCSRPREVDPVREEKWKKFECERERSDVISTILSSTPGAMVLGDYVLEPNDRGLYSDETDSDDEFGEDDGDFFGSIGLGGTGSFIRYNQDPFDVNDFGFRGVASSGSAALSGRGFHRILLERSRRRRRHRVLNADQ; the protein is encoded by the coding sequence ATGGCTAAAGTTGGCAAGATGCGGTGCAAGTCCCAATCTCGAGGTCACAAGGAAACCCCATATCTTTTATCTTGTgcaagaaaaaatatgaaaaatgtcaAGAGGTTTTCTAAAGCGGTAGAAAAGAAAGATTGGAAAGGTGCTACCTGCTCAGTCTGTATGGAGGTTCCCCACAATGCTATCCTACTCCTCTGTTCATCGTATAACAAGGGCTGTCGCCCTTATATGTGTGCTACTAGCCGTCGCTATTCTAACTGTTTTGAACAGTATAAAAAGGCATATACAAAAGCAACTTCTGTTCAAAGTTCGCAGCAAGAAACAGACTATTCGAATTTCAATTCTAATTCTGGCGATCGTAGTGACAATGCAAAAGTTCCTGAGCTTCTTTGTCCTCTTTGCCGCCGACAGGTGAAAGGTTGGACCGTGGTTGAAGCAGCCCGGAAGTCTCTGAATGGCAAGAAAAGAAGCTGTATGCAAGATGGCTGTTCTTTTGCGGGGAGTTACAAGGAGCTTAGGAAGCATGTTAGATCTAAGCATCCATGTTCGCGACCACGAGAAGTGGACCCTGTACGagaagaaaaatggaaaaaattcgAGTGTGAAAGAGAACGGAGTGATGTGATCAGCACAATTTTGTCTTCAACTCCAGGGGCTATGGTACTGGGGGATTATGTGCTCGAGCCAAATGACCGTGGATTATACAGCGACGAAACTGATTCTGATGATGAATTTGGGGAGGATGATGGTGATTTCTTTGGCTCCATTGGTTTGGGTGGTACTGGTAGCTTTATCAGGTATAATCAGGATCCTTTTGATGTCAATGACTTTGGTTTTCGGGGTGTTGCATCTTCAGGTTCTGCTGCTCTCTCTGGACGTGGATTCCACAGGATACTGTTGGAAAGATCTAGAAGACGTCGGAGGCATAGGGTACTGAATGCTGACCAGTAA